The genomic segment TCGCGGGCGTCGTCGACGCGACGCGCGAACGGTGGCCGGCGGCGACGATTCGGCTGTCGGTCCGGACGGACCCGGAGACGGGTATCTGCGCCGGCGCGGAACTGGAGCGAGCGGTCGAGGAACTCGTCGAGAACGCCGTCAAACACGACCCGTCGGCGGAGCCGAGCGTCGCCGTCGAGGCGGAGGCGGACGGCGAGTGGGTCCGTCTCGTCGTCGCGGACGACGGCCCCGGCATCGACGGGATGGAGTCGGACGTCGTCGCCGCGGGGACCGAGACGCCCTTGGAACACGGTTCCGGACTCGGACTGTGGCTGGTCAACTGGGTCGTCACCCGCTACGGCGGGTCGTTCGCCATCGAGGCGGAGTCGGACGGGTCCGGGACGACGGCGACGGTCCGCCTCCCCCGAATCGAACGCGGCACGCCGGTCGAAGCGGCCGCGCGGCGACCGGCGATTCTGTCGGAGTGACCGCTCAGTAGTGCCAGGGGTACTCGGAGAAGTCCGGGTCGCGCTTCTCGAGGAACGCGTCGCGGCCCTCTTGGGCCTCGTCGGTCATGTAGCCGAGACGCGTCGCCTCGCCGGCGAACACCTGCTGGCCGACGAGTCCGTCGTCCGCCATGTTGAACGCGTACTTCAGCATCCGCATCGCCATCGGCGACTTGTCCGTCATCTCCTCGGCCCACTCCAACGCCACGCCCTCCAACTCGTCGTGCGGAATCGCCTCGTTCGCCATCCCCATCTCGACGGCTTCCTCGGCGGAGTAGGTCTTCCCGCGGAAGAATATCTCGCGGGCCTTCTTCTGGCCGACCTGTTTGGCGAGGTAGGCCGACCCGAACCCGGCGTCGAAGGAGGCCACGTCGGGGTCCGTCTGGAGGAACTTCGCGTGTTCCTCGGAGGCCAGCGTCAGGTCGCAGACGACGTGCAGGGAGTGGCCGCCGCCGACGGCCCACCCGGGGACGACGGCGACGACGGGTTTCGGCATGAAACGGATGAGACGCTGGACTTCGAGGACGTGCAGGCGGCCCGCCTTCGCCTCGCGGACGAGGGGGTCGTCCCCCTCGTCGGCCTCGTCGTCGTCGCGGTACTCGTAGCCCGACCCGCCGCGGACGGACTGGTCGCCGCCGGCGCAGAACGCCCACCCGCCGTCCTTCTCGGAGGGGCCGTTGCCCGTCAGGAGGACGCACCCGACGTCCGCCCGCTTGCGGGCGTGGTCGAGGGCGGCGTACAGTTCGTCCACCGTCCCCGGTCGGAACGCGTTGCGCTTCTCGGGGCGGTCGAACGCGATGCGCACCGCGGGCACGTCCACCGCGCGGTGGTAGGTGATGTCGTCGAACTCCGCCGCGCCGTCGACCGGTTCCCAGCGGTCGGAGTCGAAGATGTCCGAGACCATACCGAGGAGGTGTGCGGGCCGCGCAAAAAGATTCGCTTCACGGACGGCGTCGGGGCCGAGCGAAATCGCACGCCGACTCAGAGCCGACGGCCGGACTCGATGCCGGCGGCGACGAACGGCAACGCGAGGACGCCTGCTGCGCCGACGGCGATGCCGGCGACGGTGGCCGCCGCGAGTCCCGCGGGCGACGCCGAGAACAGGCCGGACGCGACGGACCCGAAGACGGCGACGGCGAGGACGAGGTTGTACCAGACGGCGCGCACGCCGGCGTAGAGGACCGAGAACGGCGGCCACTCCGGACCGACGGAGAGGCGGCCGTTGCGGTAGGCGGCGACGCCCCACGAGAGGGCCACGGCCCCACCGAGCGCCGCCGAGGAGGCGACGAAGTCGCCGGAGAACGTGGCGACGACGAGGGCCGGCAGCCCCAGCACTGTCGCCTCGGCGGTGCCGTCGAACAGGTCCGACAGCCACTTGCCGAGTTCGTCGTTCTCCTCGCGGGGGCGAACCTGCCGCGCCTCGGTCTCCGGGTCGGTGACGCCGCGTGACATATCCGTCACGTCGGCCGGAGAGGTGAAAAGCGCTGTCCTCGGCGTCAGTACGTGAACAGTCGCCACGCCCACTCAGAGAGCGTCGGCGACCGGAGGCGCGCGGGGCGGCCGACGGACGTGTCGACGCGCGCGTCGTACCGGAACGTCGTCACGGACCGGCGCGTCTCGGTCGTCGCGTTCGTCGCGTTCGCCGCGTTCGTCGCGTTCTCGGTTCCGGTGGCCGCCGCCGTGCGCCGCGTCCGGACCGTCGCGTCGCCGCCGGTGACGACGCCGCGGTCGGTGTCGACGACCATCCGGACGCGAGCGCTCTCGACGGAGACGCTCGCCGGCGGCGAGTGACCGAACGCCGCCTCGTACGCCGCCTCGCCCGTCGCGACGAGCGTCAGTCGGCCGTCGGCGCGGTTCGCGACGCGCCACTGGCCCGTCCGCGGCGTCGGGAGCGAGAACCGCCCGCCTGCGCTCGCGCCGAGGGCGGTGCCGTGCCGGACCGTCCAGTAGCCGGGGGCGGCCGCGACGGTTCCGAACCCGGCGGTCGGGCGCGAGGCGTTCGCGCCGCCGGCCGTCACACTTCGGGAGTCGTAGGCGACGACGCCGGAACTCCCGTACAGCGTCGTTCGCGTGGTGAGGTCGGGCGCGGCGATGACCGTCCGGTCGAGGTAGCGGCGGTTCGACCGGTCGACGGCGACGCGCCGGGCCGTCGCGCGGTCCTCCCCGGAGACGTTCGAGGTGGCCACGTAGACGTGGTCGGACCGGTCGGTGTTCTCCAGGGCGACCGCGTACGCCGCCGTCGGGTCGTCCGGGAGCGGTTCGGGCGCGGTGTCCATCGGCCGCGTCTCGGTCACCCTGACCGCGCCCGCGCCGGCGACCAGCGAGACACAGAGCAGGGCCGCCACCGCGACGCGACGCGTCGGGAGGGCCGCGAGCGTCTCCGCGTCGGGCGTCGGCACCGGTCGCAGCGA from the Halogeometricum rufum genome contains:
- a CDS encoding 1,4-dihydroxy-2-naphthoyl-CoA synthase codes for the protein MVSDIFDSDRWEPVDGAAEFDDITYHRAVDVPAVRIAFDRPEKRNAFRPGTVDELYAALDHARKRADVGCVLLTGNGPSEKDGGWAFCAGGDQSVRGGSGYEYRDDDEADEGDDPLVREAKAGRLHVLEVQRLIRFMPKPVVAVVPGWAVGGGHSLHVVCDLTLASEEHAKFLQTDPDVASFDAGFGSAYLAKQVGQKKAREIFFRGKTYSAEEAVEMGMANEAIPHDELEGVALEWAEEMTDKSPMAMRMLKYAFNMADDGLVGQQVFAGEATRLGYMTDEAQEGRDAFLEKRDPDFSEYPWHY